A single window of Parabacteroides pacaensis DNA harbors:
- a CDS encoding SUMF1/EgtB/PvdO family nonheme iron enzyme has product MTKRNFDRLSRKNFFKKKRFILLTGIVIGAGIVIASYQASVYFSTDESCMMCHVHPHVEDSWKTSVHVNSKSGVKTHCVDCHLPPKGQTWKHYSAKAKLGLKDVWSYMTKDSADFDWNTKSELEHAVKYVPNESCKECHQNLFPSSLTDDGITAHLYYDENEKKLDLQCISCHLDAGHYDPNYKHGKLTGIPGTASAGVTDTSKYFKQPAVVTTFTDYTEQIPGTPISFNMKALPGGVFKMGSSEKEPFRKADESPVHNVTLSPFFIAEVEVTWDQYWAFYAQTMSEGRTLPETIYANNSNPNVDAISGPTPPFGFPDQGWGGGDRPAITMTHYAAETFCQWLSKKTGKKYRLPTEAEWEYAARGGTETPYFFEGNPKDFSNEGFWRKFFDAKTEGIKDYVIYGNVSKNRTQEPSLVKANPFGLKNMLGNVMEYCADKYSPDAYAKVGDNATNPLVTEGEEYVVRGGNYTSDAADVRCAARDYTRHDAWLKTDPQQPKSIWWYSDIRGIGFRVVCEPDSSIITK; this is encoded by the coding sequence ATGACTAAAAGAAATTTTGACAGGCTAAGTAGGAAAAATTTTTTCAAGAAGAAGCGTTTTATTCTTTTGACCGGTATCGTTATAGGGGCCGGTATAGTTATTGCCTCATATCAGGCGTCAGTTTACTTCTCAACGGATGAATCATGTATGATGTGTCATGTGCATCCTCACGTGGAAGACAGTTGGAAAACGTCAGTGCATGTAAATAGCAAAAGCGGTGTAAAAACTCATTGCGTAGATTGTCACCTTCCTCCTAAAGGGCAAACTTGGAAACATTATTCGGCAAAAGCGAAATTAGGTTTGAAAGATGTATGGTCTTATATGACGAAAGATAGCGCAGATTTCGATTGGAATACCAAGTCTGAATTAGAACATGCCGTTAAATATGTTCCTAATGAATCATGTAAAGAGTGCCATCAAAATTTATTTCCTTCTAGTCTTACAGATGATGGGATTACCGCTCATTTATATTATGATGAAAATGAGAAAAAATTAGATTTGCAATGTATTAGTTGCCATTTGGATGCAGGGCATTATGATCCGAACTATAAACACGGTAAATTAACCGGTATTCCCGGAACAGCTTCAGCAGGTGTGACAGATACTTCTAAATATTTTAAGCAACCTGCGGTTGTGACTACCTTTACGGATTATACAGAACAAATTCCGGGAACACCGATTTCTTTCAATATGAAGGCATTGCCGGGCGGTGTTTTTAAAATGGGTAGTTCGGAAAAGGAGCCTTTCCGGAAAGCGGACGAAAGCCCGGTGCATAATGTTACGCTAAGTCCGTTCTTTATAGCCGAAGTAGAGGTAACCTGGGATCAATACTGGGCCTTTTATGCCCAGACTATGTCGGAAGGTCGCACTCTCCCCGAAACGATTTATGCCAATAATAGTAATCCGAATGTGGATGCAATCTCGGGGCCTACCCCTCCGTTCGGATTTCCTGACCAAGGTTGGGGTGGTGGTGACCGTCCTGCTATAACGATGACTCATTATGCGGCAGAAACTTTTTGCCAATGGTTATCTAAAAAGACAGGTAAGAAATACCGTTTGCCGACAGAAGCCGAATGGGAATATGCGGCTCGCGGAGGAACGGAAACCCCTTATTTCTTCGAAGGTAACCCGAAAGATTTTTCGAATGAAGGTTTCTGGCGTAAATTCTTTGATGCAAAGACAGAAGGAATAAAAGATTATGTTATTTATGGAAATGTAAGTAAGAATAGAACACAAGAACCATCTTTGGTAAAAGCAAATCCTTTCGGTTTGAAGAATATGTTAGGGAATGTGATGGAATATTGTGCCGATAAATATTCACCTGATGCCTATGCTAAAGTAGGAGATAATGCAACGAATCCTTTGGTTACGGAAGGAGAAGAGTACGTAGTCAGAGGTGGTAATTATACTTCAGACGCTGCGGATGTTCGTTGTGCGGCTCGTGATTATACCCGCCACGATGCATGGTTGAAAACAGATCCTCAACAACCTAAAAGTATCTGGTGGTATTCAGATATCCGGGGAATTGGTTTCCGTGTAGTATGTGAGCCGGATTCATCAATTATAACAAAATAA
- a CDS encoding Gfo/Idh/MocA family oxidoreductase, whose amino-acid sequence MKSKSNLSRRDFLKSSAVMGALGTLGTGSAAAVALSSCTGGEKAEVLKPLKEPGTYYIPELPDLASDGQELKAGVIGCGGRGSGAAFNFLNAANGVTIVALGDTFQDRLSGLRNELKKQKNIDIPDDKCFVGLDAYQKVIDSGVDVVIIATPPVFRPVHFQYAIQKGKHAFLEKPICVDPVGYRTIMATAKQAQAKGLCVVTGTQRHHQRNYVESYKKIMEGAIGEITGGCVYWNQGMLWYRNREKAWNDCEYMIRDWVNWKWLSGDHIVEQHVHNIDVFTWFSGLKPVMAVGMGSRQRRVTGDQYDNFSIDFTMENGVHLHSMSRQIDGCNSNVSEFIQGTKGSWSTLGDTVIKDLAGNVIWKYDWEAEKNQYKQRDPYTLEHVNWINCIRKKQPIEQASETAVANMAAIMGREAAYTGKEVTWDAMTASPLDYTPKDLNLGKMDMSTFVVAVPGNPQG is encoded by the coding sequence ATGAAAAGTAAAAGTAATCTTAGTAGACGTGATTTTTTAAAAAGTTCAGCTGTAATGGGTGCATTAGGTACACTCGGAACAGGCAGTGCTGCTGCTGTAGCATTATCTTCTTGTACAGGAGGAGAGAAAGCCGAAGTACTTAAACCATTGAAAGAACCCGGTACATATTATATACCGGAATTACCCGATTTAGCATCCGACGGGCAAGAATTGAAAGCAGGGGTTATCGGTTGCGGAGGACGTGGTTCCGGTGCTGCCTTTAATTTCTTGAATGCTGCTAACGGCGTTACCATTGTAGCATTAGGAGATACCTTTCAAGATAGATTAAGCGGGTTGAGAAATGAGCTTAAAAAACAGAAAAATATTGACATTCCGGACGACAAATGTTTTGTTGGACTGGATGCTTATCAAAAGGTTATTGATAGTGGAGTAGATGTAGTTATTATTGCTACTCCTCCGGTATTCCGTCCGGTACATTTTCAATATGCCATACAGAAAGGTAAACATGCGTTCTTGGAAAAACCGATTTGTGTAGATCCTGTAGGCTATCGTACTATCATGGCTACTGCTAAACAAGCACAAGCAAAAGGTTTATGTGTAGTTACCGGTACTCAACGCCATCATCAACGTAATTATGTTGAATCTTATAAAAAGATTATGGAAGGCGCGATCGGGGAAATTACAGGAGGCTGTGTTTATTGGAACCAAGGAATGCTTTGGTATCGTAATAGGGAGAAAGCTTGGAACGATTGCGAATATATGATTAGAGACTGGGTAAACTGGAAATGGCTTTCTGGCGATCATATCGTAGAACAACACGTGCATAATATTGATGTTTTTACTTGGTTTAGCGGACTGAAGCCAGTTATGGCTGTAGGTATGGGGTCTCGTCAACGTCGTGTTACAGGTGATCAGTATGACAATTTCAGTATAGATTTCACGATGGAAAATGGAGTTCATTTGCATAGTATGTCCCGTCAAATAGATGGTTGTAATTCAAATGTTAGCGAATTTATTCAAGGAACCAAAGGTTCTTGGTCTACTTTAGGAGATACCGTTATTAAAGACTTGGCTGGAAATGTAATTTGGAAATATGATTGGGAGGCAGAGAAAAATCAGTATAAACAAAGAGATCCTTATACATTAGAACACGTAAACTGGATTAATTGTATCCGTAAAAAACAACCTATTGAACAAGCAAGTGAAACGGCTGTTGCTAATATGGCTGCTATTATGGGACGTGAAGCTGCTTATACCGGAAAAGAAGTTACATGGGATGCAATGACTGCTTCTCCATTAGATTATACACCAAAAGATTTGAACCTTGGTAAGATGGATATGAGCACATTTGTTGTGGCTGTACCAGGTAATCCTCAAGGCTAA
- a CDS encoding TIM barrel protein translates to MTFNRRNFLKTSLAGSAIAAVSATSQKVLAAKPTTEEVTAKLPLKLSFQEGIAPGKSLNEKLDYMEKLGVVGFEPGGGGLAGRVNEIQQALRGRNIKVSAICAGFRGFILSEKPEVRKECMDTMKEIIAAAGELGSVGVIIVPAFNGQKPVLPHTMETRDFLCEQFKEMGEYAMQHGTTVIFEPLNRKECFYLRQVADAASICRDINCDGVRCMGDFWHMTWEEPSDMGAFISAGKYLQHVHVASRKRRSMPGEDGEADNYVEGFKGLKMIGYNNYVSFECGCQGDRNVVVPAAVELLKKQWKKA, encoded by the coding sequence ATGACATTTAATAGAAGAAATTTTTTAAAAACTTCTTTGGCAGGTTCAGCTATTGCAGCTGTATCTGCCACTAGCCAAAAAGTTTTGGCTGCAAAACCGACAACCGAAGAAGTGACAGCTAAATTGCCTTTAAAGTTATCTTTTCAGGAAGGGATTGCCCCAGGTAAATCTTTAAATGAAAAGTTGGACTATATGGAGAAGTTAGGTGTAGTGGGTTTTGAGCCGGGAGGCGGTGGCCTTGCTGGCAGGGTAAACGAAATACAACAAGCTTTAAGAGGAAGAAATATAAAGGTAAGTGCCATTTGTGCCGGTTTTAGAGGCTTTATTTTGTCAGAAAAACCGGAAGTACGCAAAGAATGTATGGATACGATGAAAGAAATTATTGCTGCGGCTGGTGAACTAGGGTCAGTTGGAGTAATTATTGTACCTGCATTTAATGGACAGAAACCGGTATTACCTCATACGATGGAAACTCGGGATTTCTTATGTGAACAGTTTAAAGAAATGGGAGAATATGCCATGCAACATGGAACTACTGTTATATTTGAGCCCTTAAATCGTAAAGAATGTTTCTATTTGCGCCAGGTGGCAGATGCTGCCTCTATCTGTCGGGATATTAATTGTGACGGGGTACGGTGTATGGGTGATTTCTGGCACATGACTTGGGAGGAACCTTCTGATATGGGTGCCTTTATTTCAGCTGGTAAATATTTGCAACATGTACATGTAGCTAGCCGGAAACGTCGTAGTATGCCTGGTGAAGATGGTGAAGCTGATAATTATGTGGAAGGATTCAAAGGCTTGAAAATGATTGGCTATAATAACTATGTTAGTTTTGAATGCGGATGTCAAGGCGACAGAAATGTTGTGGTTCCGGCAGCTGTTGAATTATTGAAAAAGCAATGGAAAAAAGCTTAA
- a CDS encoding helix-turn-helix transcriptional regulator, translated as MRLSEVVEEYPSLIPVLNRFGIRLGVGDKSVKDICGEYKLDTDFLLTVINTFLNEEYFPEKKLQTFHTSQIVDYLTKTNRYYLRYQLPNIERHLTSFISQSAPGNNTLLLIGRFFSSFKEKLIARIQYDETEWFPYCLTLSNKLQYMTDQEALHLFTSDPKEDAIEELLYDLKSIMVKHLSGEYNENLCYAVIFGINSLERDIKQHNRIRYRILEPMVAAMEKLCL; from the coding sequence ATGAGACTGAGTGAAGTGGTAGAAGAATACCCTTCACTCATTCCTGTTCTTAATCGTTTTGGTATTCGATTAGGGGTAGGAGATAAATCGGTAAAAGATATTTGTGGTGAATATAAATTAGATACAGATTTTTTACTGACTGTTATTAATACCTTTTTAAATGAGGAATATTTTCCTGAAAAGAAACTTCAAACCTTCCATACTTCTCAAATTGTAGATTATTTGACAAAGACGAACCGGTATTATCTTCGCTATCAGCTTCCTAATATAGAACGTCATCTTACTTCTTTCATTTCTCAAAGTGCACCGGGAAATAATACACTGTTATTAATAGGACGTTTTTTTTCTTCTTTTAAAGAGAAACTGATTGCACGAATTCAATATGATGAAACGGAATGGTTTCCTTATTGCCTTACTTTAAGTAATAAGTTACAGTATATGACTGATCAAGAAGCTTTACATCTTTTTACTTCTGATCCGAAAGAAGATGCCATTGAAGAACTTTTATATGATTTAAAGAGTATTATGGTAAAACATTTGTCCGGAGAATATAATGAGAATTTGTGTTATGCGGTTATCTTTGGGATAAACAGTTTGGAACGAGATATAAAACAACATAACCGTATTCGTTACCGGATATTGGAACCCATGGTTGCAGCTATGGAGAAATTGTGTTTGTAA
- a CDS encoding response regulator transcription factor produces MPHSNKKIAIIIEDTLESLGLQNLLTSYFSPVEISAYATFTSFIESGSDVYDYYFTTSEQFILNADFFLPRKNKTVVLVTTKSIPVVSTSFSNFLTVSSSQEIIIDQLQTLLATENSGSFTNEGNKDLSSREIEVLQLIVKGAINKEIADRLSISLNTVLSHRKNITAKLGIKTVSGLTFYAIMNGYISTEDIEL; encoded by the coding sequence ATGCCGCATTCTAATAAAAAAATAGCTATAATTATAGAAGATACGCTTGAATCTTTAGGATTGCAGAATTTGCTTACTTCCTATTTTTCTCCCGTAGAAATATCTGCATATGCTACTTTTACTTCATTTATAGAAAGTGGTTCCGATGTGTATGATTATTATTTTACTACTTCCGAACAATTTATTTTAAATGCCGATTTTTTCCTTCCAAGAAAGAATAAAACGGTAGTATTGGTAACTACAAAAAGCATCCCGGTAGTATCTACTTCTTTTTCTAATTTCTTAACCGTCTCGTCTTCTCAGGAAATAATTATTGATCAGTTACAAACTTTATTGGCAACAGAAAACTCAGGATCATTTACCAATGAAGGTAATAAAGATCTTTCCAGTCGGGAAATAGAAGTTTTGCAGTTGATAGTGAAAGGAGCTATTAATAAAGAAATAGCCGACCGACTTTCTATTAGCTTGAACACCGTTTTATCTCATCGAAAAAATATTACTGCCAAATTAGGAATAAAAACGGTTTCCGGTCTTACTTTTTATGCCATAATGAATGGCTATATTTCTACGGAGGATATAGAATTGTAA
- a CDS encoding trimeric intracellular cation channel family protein, whose protein sequence is MIDFVTICDYLGTFAFAISGIRLASAKQFDWFGAYVVGFVTAVGGGTIRDLMLNSTPFWMEQASYLFVSGLALIFVIIFRKYVIKLNNTIFIFDAVGLGLFVVVGVEKTLTFGFPMWVAICMGTITGSAGGMMRDIFINEEPLVFRKDIYALACVFGGVIYWLCLKFGLPATGTQFLCATGVILMRIIAVKYHISVPVLKGEE, encoded by the coding sequence ATGATTGACTTCGTTACTATTTGTGATTATTTAGGTACGTTTGCCTTTGCAATCAGTGGAATTCGTTTAGCTTCGGCAAAGCAATTCGATTGGTTTGGAGCTTATGTCGTAGGCTTTGTTACTGCTGTAGGTGGAGGAACTATTCGCGATTTGATGCTTAATTCTACTCCATTTTGGATGGAGCAGGCTTCTTATCTGTTTGTATCAGGACTGGCATTAATATTTGTTATTATCTTTCGTAAATATGTTATCAAACTGAATAATACTATTTTTATATTTGATGCTGTTGGTTTAGGTTTATTTGTAGTGGTGGGAGTGGAAAAGACACTCACATTTGGTTTCCCTATGTGGGTTGCGATTTGTATGGGTACTATCACAGGCTCTGCGGGGGGTATGATGCGGGATATTTTTATTAATGAAGAACCTTTAGTATTTCGTAAGGATATTTATGCACTGGCTTGTGTGTTTGGAGGAGTTATCTACTGGCTATGTTTAAAGTTTGGTTTGCCTGCTACAGGAACCCAATTTTTATGTGCTACGGGAGTTATATTAATGCGTATTATTGCTGTAAAATACCATATAAGTGTTCCCGTATTAAAAGGAGAAGAATAA
- a CDS encoding asparaginase produces MKQEKASILLIYTGGTIGMIENPETGILEAFNFKSLLENVPELKKLGYSVSTIQFNPPMDSSEMGPDCWAKLVRIIADNYNVYDGFVILHGTDTMAFTASALSFMLENLDKPVILTGSQLPIGMLRTDGKENLITAIEIAAAKENGIPMVPEVCIFFENHLMRGNRTTKINADYFNAFRSFNYPALARAGIYIKYDTNLVYRPVSRKPLKPHYLFDRNIVILKLFPGISSEVVQSILSIPGLKGVVMETFGSGNAPTYPWFLDMLKEAVTRGIVIVNVTQCTAGSVEMQRYETGHKLLEIGVVSGFDSTTESAVAKLMFLFGHGLSPEEVKEHMHCSLIGEVTIPDSWRS; encoded by the coding sequence ATGAAACAAGAAAAGGCTTCTATACTCTTAATATATACTGGTGGAACTATCGGAATGATTGAAAACCCTGAAACGGGTATTTTGGAGGCATTTAATTTTAAATCGCTTTTGGAGAATGTTCCGGAACTTAAGAAATTAGGATATTCAGTTTCTACTATTCAGTTTAATCCGCCTATGGATTCTTCTGAAATGGGACCCGATTGTTGGGCAAAATTAGTAAGAATTATAGCGGATAATTATAATGTTTATGACGGGTTCGTAATTTTACATGGAACGGATACCATGGCGTTTACTGCGTCCGCTCTTAGTTTTATGCTGGAAAATTTAGATAAGCCTGTTATTCTTACCGGTTCACAATTGCCTATCGGTATGTTACGTACGGATGGAAAAGAAAATCTGATTACGGCCATAGAGATAGCCGCAGCAAAAGAAAACGGAATCCCCATGGTACCTGAAGTATGTATCTTTTTCGAAAATCATTTAATGAGGGGAAACCGTACAACTAAGATCAATGCTGATTATTTTAATGCTTTTCGTTCATTTAATTACCCTGCCCTTGCACGTGCAGGTATTTATATCAAATATGATACAAATCTAGTGTATCGTCCTGTTTCCCGAAAACCGTTGAAACCCCATTATCTGTTTGATAGAAATATAGTGATACTTAAGTTATTTCCCGGTATTTCCTCGGAAGTAGTGCAATCTATATTAAGTATACCTGGTTTGAAGGGAGTTGTGATGGAAACCTTTGGTAGTGGGAATGCACCTACTTATCCGTGGTTCCTGGATATGTTGAAAGAAGCAGTAACCAGAGGAATTGTAATTGTAAATGTTACGCAGTGCACTGCTGGAAGCGTAGAGATGCAACGTTATGAAACCGGACATAAATTATTGGAAATAGGGGTCGTAAGCGGGTTTGACAGTACTACGGAAAGTGCCGTTGCTAAACTTATGTTTTTGTTTGGACATGGTTTGAGTCCTGAAGAAGTAAAGGAGCATATGCATTGTTCCCTTATCGGAGAAGTTACAATTCCTGATTCATGGAGATCCTGA
- a CDS encoding MBL fold metallo-hydrolase — MKLSFISLASGSSGNCYYLGTAEYGILIDAGIGIRVIRKVLRDYNIDFSKIIAVLITHDHADHIKTVGCLGEKFNIPVYTTEAVHKGIAKSRYVEETLIGSRRIIEKEIPFYIKEFEIIAFEVPHDSSDNVGYHIIYGSHKFTFATDVGHITETVTRYLCRANHIILEANYDEEMLRNGTYPFFLKERVASPTGHLSNREAAEFLATYYTPEIKDVWLCHLSRDNNHPELAFKTVDIRLFQEGIRVGKDLTLTALKRTTPSQIFEFE, encoded by the coding sequence ATGAAACTATCATTTATCAGTTTGGCAAGTGGGAGTAGTGGAAATTGCTACTACCTTGGAACTGCAGAATATGGTATATTAATAGATGCAGGTATAGGCATTCGCGTTATACGGAAAGTACTGAGAGATTATAATATAGATTTCAGTAAAATTATAGCAGTTCTTATTACCCACGACCATGCCGACCATATCAAGACGGTAGGTTGTTTAGGGGAAAAATTTAATATTCCTGTTTATACGACGGAAGCAGTACATAAAGGCATTGCAAAAAGCCGTTATGTAGAGGAAACGTTAATAGGTTCTCGTAGAATAATTGAAAAAGAAATACCCTTTTATATCAAGGAGTTTGAAATTATAGCATTCGAAGTTCCGCACGATAGTTCGGATAATGTAGGGTACCATATTATTTATGGTTCCCATAAATTCACATTTGCAACGGATGTAGGGCATATTACCGAAACAGTAACTCGCTATCTATGTAGGGCGAATCATATTATTTTGGAGGCAAATTATGATGAAGAAATGTTACGTAATGGAACTTATCCTTTTTTTCTGAAAGAGCGTGTAGCTAGTCCGACCGGACATTTAAGTAATCGCGAAGCTGCTGAATTTTTAGCTACTTATTATACTCCTGAAATAAAAGATGTATGGTTATGTCATCTCAGCCGGGATAATAATCATCCCGAACTGGCATTCAAAACAGTGGATATACGTTTATTTCAAGAAGGTATCCGGGTAGGAAAGGATTTGACGCTTACAGCATTGAAGAGAACGACTCCCTCCCAGATTTTTGAGTTTGAGTAA
- a CDS encoding DHH family phosphoesterase: MITKIIQEEKIQKVKKYVEKGDKFVIVTHVSPDGDAIGSSLGLYHFLTEYGKDNVTVIVPNDFPAFLKWMPGAKDIVIYDRYKEFADQLLQGADVIFCVDFNIPKRVDKMAEALINAPGRHVLIDHHLDPGDFCRVVISYPEMSSTSEMVFRLICRMGYFDLINREIAECIYTGMMTDTGAFTYNSNKPEIYIIISELIKKGINKDEIYRKVNQTYLESRLRLMGYVLYEKMQIFPKQKAALLTLSAEELKRFNYKSGDTEGFVNLPLSIKGISFSAFLREDPDNVKVSLRSVGDFPCNYFASTYFNGGGHKNASGGEFYGSLEDAVAVFEKGLMDFNPGNIEDLNKDK; encoded by the coding sequence ATGATTACAAAAATCATTCAAGAAGAAAAAATTCAGAAGGTTAAAAAGTATGTTGAAAAAGGTGATAAGTTTGTTATCGTAACGCATGTTTCTCCGGATGGAGATGCGATAGGATCGTCGTTAGGCCTCTACCATTTCTTAACTGAGTATGGAAAAGATAATGTAACCGTTATTGTACCAAACGATTTTCCTGCCTTTTTAAAATGGATGCCCGGAGCAAAAGACATTGTAATATATGACAGGTATAAAGAGTTTGCCGATCAGTTACTTCAAGGAGCAGATGTAATTTTTTGTGTGGATTTTAATATTCCTAAACGAGTAGATAAAATGGCGGAAGCATTGATTAATGCTCCGGGAAGGCATGTATTAATTGACCATCATTTAGATCCGGGAGATTTCTGCCGAGTGGTAATATCTTATCCTGAAATGTCGAGTACTAGCGAAATGGTTTTCCGGTTAATTTGCCGGATGGGGTATTTTGATTTGATAAATAGAGAAATAGCTGAATGTATTTATACGGGTATGATGACTGATACAGGTGCATTTACCTATAATTCCAATAAACCGGAGATTTATATCATTATCAGTGAGTTGATAAAAAAAGGAATTAATAAAGATGAGATCTATCGAAAAGTAAATCAAACTTATTTGGAAAGCCGTTTGAGATTAATGGGGTATGTCCTGTATGAGAAAATGCAGATTTTTCCTAAACAGAAAGCAGCTTTGCTAACTCTTTCCGCAGAAGAATTGAAACGTTTTAATTATAAATCTGGTGATACGGAAGGATTTGTGAATCTCCCTCTTTCCATTAAAGGGATTAGTTTTTCTGCGTTTTTGCGGGAAGATCCGGATAATGTAAAAGTATCTTTACGTTCGGTAGGAGATTTTCCTTGTAACTATTTTGCTTCTACTTATTTTAATGGGGGAGGACACAAAAATGCTTCGGGGGGAGAGTTTTATGGTTCTTTAGAAGATGCTGTAGCCGTATTTGAAAAAGGATTAATGGATTTTAACCCTGGAAATATAGAAGATTTAAACAAAGATAAGTAA
- a CDS encoding DUF4827 family protein: MKKGVLFLMLMLSGMITFSCSNTKSYGEMLKDEKKAIKKLIADSGFVILDKMPENMKFGPKEFVQVDGIYLNVVDTGNGKRAEENKTLVCFRFIQQGISKTDTMLVDYSDNDDYPLQFNYPLNADYGYPFTSTDAGYYYASEGTSIPLKYVGEHGIVKLIIPFKKGSESDQNNGMPRYYMWLKYTKFD, encoded by the coding sequence ATGAAAAAAGGAGTTTTATTTTTAATGTTGATGCTATCAGGTATGATTACATTTTCTTGTAGCAACACCAAATCATATGGTGAAATGTTGAAAGATGAGAAAAAAGCCATCAAAAAGTTGATAGCAGATAGTGGTTTTGTTATATTGGATAAAATGCCGGAGAATATGAAATTCGGTCCGAAAGAATTTGTACAAGTAGACGGTATTTATTTAAATGTTGTGGATACCGGGAATGGAAAACGTGCAGAGGAGAATAAAACCTTAGTATGTTTTCGTTTTATACAGCAAGGTATTTCGAAAACGGATACCATGTTAGTCGATTATAGTGATAATGACGACTATCCGTTACAATTTAATTATCCGTTGAATGCTGATTACGGATATCCGTTTACTAGTACAGACGCTGGATATTATTATGCAAGCGAAGGGACTTCTATTCCTTTGAAATATGTAGGAGAGCATGGTATTGTAAAACTTATCATTCCATTTAAAAAGGGAAGTGAATCTGATCAGAACAACGGTATGCCCCGTTATTATATGTGGCTTAAATACACAAAATTTGACTAA
- the glmM gene encoding phosphoglucosamine mutase — translation MTLIKSISGIRGTIGGTPEDGLNPLAIVKFVAAYATFIKKNTQATTNKIVVGRDARISGPMVKQIVLGTLTGMGFDVVDIDLATTPTTELAVAMEKACGGIILTASHNPKQWNALKLLNEKGEFLNAAEGNEVLRLAAAEEFVFADVDHLGKVIVDATYKQKHIESVLNLELVDVEAIKAANFRVAIDCVNSVGGIVIPDLLYALGVKEIFKLHCAPHGKFAHNPEPLPEHLTEISSLMQHAKADVGFVVDPDVDRLAIVCEDGKMFGEEYTLVAVSDYVLSHTPGNTVSNLSSSRALRDVTRQHGCEYNAAAVGEVNVVAKMKATQAIIGGEGNGGVIYPASHYGRDALVGIALFLSHLAHKKMKVSELKASYPPYYISKQKVQLTPEIDVDAILAKVKEHFAQYDITDIDGVKIDFPDKWVHLRKSNTEPIIRIYSEAHTKEEAESLGGELIAIINEMCK, via the coding sequence ATGACACTGATTAAATCTATTTCCGGTATCCGTGGCACGATCGGAGGGACTCCGGAAGACGGGCTGAACCCGTTGGCTATTGTTAAGTTTGTGGCTGCTTATGCTACATTCATAAAGAAAAACACACAAGCAACAACTAATAAAATTGTTGTAGGCCGTGATGCCCGTATATCGGGACCTATGGTAAAACAAATAGTTTTGGGTACATTAACTGGTATGGGATTTGATGTAGTGGACATTGATTTAGCTACTACTCCCACAACAGAATTAGCTGTTGCTATGGAGAAAGCATGCGGCGGTATTATTCTTACTGCCAGTCATAATCCGAAACAATGGAATGCATTAAAGCTTTTGAATGAAAAAGGTGAGTTCTTAAATGCTGCCGAAGGAAACGAAGTATTACGTTTAGCCGCTGCAGAAGAGTTTGTGTTTGCTGATGTAGACCATTTAGGAAAAGTAATCGTTGATGCAACTTATAAACAAAAGCATATTGAAAGTGTTCTTAATCTGGAATTAGTAGATGTAGAAGCTATTAAAGCCGCTAATTTCCGGGTAGCGATAGACTGTGTAAATTCTGTAGGAGGAATTGTCATTCCTGATTTATTATATGCTCTAGGGGTTAAAGAAATCTTTAAATTGCATTGTGCACCTCATGGAAAATTTGCACATAATCCCGAACCACTTCCGGAGCATCTTACCGAAATTTCAAGTTTGATGCAACATGCAAAAGCCGACGTAGGTTTTGTGGTTGATCCGGATGTTGACCGATTGGCAATTGTGTGTGAAGACGGAAAGATGTTTGGGGAGGAATATACTCTTGTGGCGGTTAGTGACTATGTGTTATCTCATACTCCCGGCAATACGGTTTCCAACTTAAGTTCAAGCCGCGCCTTACGGGATGTTACTCGTCAACATGGGTGTGAATATAATGCTGCCGCAGTAGGAGAAGTAAATGTAGTAGCTAAAATGAAAGCCACTCAGGCGATAATTGGAGGGGAAGGAAATGGTGGTGTAATTTATCCGGCGAGTCATTATGGGCGGGATGCACTTGTTGGGATAGCTTTATTCCTTTCGCATTTGGCTCATAAAAAAATGAAAGTAAGTGAACTGAAAGCTTCTTATCCTCCTTATTATATTTCAAAACAGAAAGTACAACTTACTCCCGAAATAGATGTCGATGCTATTTTAGCTAAAGTAAAAGAGCATTTTGCCCAGTATGATATTACTGACATCGATGGCGTTAAGATTGATTTCCCGGATAAATGGGTACATCTTCGTAAGTCTAATACAGAACCTATCATTCGTATCTATTCCGAAGCTCATACTAAAGAGGAAGCGGAATCATTAGGCGGTGAACTAATCGCTATTATTAATGAGATGTGTAAGTAA